The genomic stretch CTGTTACGCTGTTCTTGCCGCAAAATcgttttttaataatttcccCGGCAGTTAAAGGGGCTCGGTGAGGGCCGGGGCCGGGTCTGAGGAGGCGTCTATTGAATTTACTGGAAAAACTGCAAacaatttaatcaattttattccctatttttttttgtgctgtgtCTTGTCTGAGTAAAATTCCATTCAAATTGTtcggcaaatgcaaattttcgtttcttttttttgtggatttttgtgCTGCATGCTGTTTAAAATAACTTGTGaggaaaatgaataaaatgaaatgaaaacatttacgggggccacaaaaaatatttgaatttgaattttctaaTTTCTGTTGGTCAAGAACAACAGCATCAGTAAAGGACTTGAAAAAGAGAGATggaaacaacagcagaagggGGGCTTACGACTACAGGATACCCTACAAGATACGAAGGATTCCAGGAAAGCCAGAGAGAAGTCACTACAGGACTTTCTTCGAGTTTCTTCGGGTGAAGGAAATTCCTTTACTCCCATTCTACCCATTACAATTACAGGGTATAtccacagcaacaactgcggtaacagcagcaacatttagGACAACATCAACattagcaacagcaacaacaaacagcaactGTCGCCTGCAAATCAATCTCATCTGTCTGCCCCTAGACAATTTATGCATACGgccacaggacacacacagacatacgcaggacacacacacacacagacacgcattACACATGCAAGACGCAGAACGCAGGATGCAGGATGCGGGCTGCAGGACAAGGCATCTTCAAAacttttgttgctgcagtCTCTTATGTTTCATTACGCTTTTTTTgaggaagggggggggggacttgGGTTATTCATCTATGCATACGAAACCAGGAAAAGAGCAAAGCCAGGAGGCAGTGGAATAGAAACATAGAAACTAGCAAGAGAAGGATGACTGGAGGACAGCAGCCCATGTCATTTGTCATTAAAAACTTggacagaaagagacagccaGAGGAGGATCAGGGGGCCAGCCATGACCAGGACTAAGACAGCAAACAGCTGTTGACAATGGAGGAGCCAAGCTTTTGGTTAACATGGCATATGCGCAATATGTTTGCTtaccacccacccacagccacccccccacaccccctaCTCCTCTTCCTTCTAGTCTGTGTTCCGGCAGAGATTTTCACTCCCTCGCCCACgcccatccccctccccgaCTCTGTGTTTGCGTTGGGAAACCATAAGTAAAGATTTTAAGCGCATTTTGCTTGCAAAattcaacagcaacaagaaaagtctacaacaacaaaaggaacaAGAAAATCCACAAGAAaagctgtctctctgtctgcctgtccgcCTGTCTGTTGGTCTGTTGGTCTGTCTGTCGCCACAGCTTTGTCCACGAAGCGCAAGAGGAAGCACAAATGttaatacaacaaaaaaggtTTTTCCTTGATTGTAACTCCACATAGTTCAAGGCTGAAAGTTAACCAACCATTTGCCATAGCCAGTACAAAAAcctttttcaaatatttcgaTGCAACTGTAAACAGGATAAATGCCTTGGCCATTTGGATTTCACTCAACCTCAACaaattatttgctttgcaAAAGGCAGACGAGAAAGTGGGGGAGCTACATCGATTCTTAGAGGAAAATCGAGGGATTGACAGTGACTCCGAAGGGTTTTGTGCTGCAGCAGATCGAGGGAAGGTCCAAGGGGCTGAAGGGAAGACAGATAGGAGGCAGAGGCTGATCGCATCAGGAGAGATGAAACAGAGGCCAATGGGTGAAAGAAGAGAGCTGAGGCATTACAAAGGATGTCGCTGTGGAGATACCGCTAGATAGCGAAGTATTCATCAAAAACCTCCAAAACTTTTAGAGTTTGTAACccattttacatatttttttatactATCAATCAATCCTAGATTCCTCGGACAGCCATGACCCGTTTGACTCTAAGAATTCGAGGGAAAAGAACGAGTTGCAACCAGAGAACCAATCGTTTCAAAAAAGTGCTGGAaatgatacatacatacattacATTATGGTGTCTATTGAAAtgacacaaaaaacacaaatctTTGGTCAAAGCTCAGGGGAAATTCTTCGATGTGATGTGAAAGCTTAGAGGAAACTCTCCGATATGTGGTGTCCTCTACTCCTCATCGCTGTACGATTCAACGTCAGTGCGGCAGACTGGACAGAAGAGCACATCCTTGTCGCTAATGTAGTACAAGTGCAGGGAGATGCACTGTTTGCAGAACGAGTGACCGCACTTGGTGGCCACTGCCTCCTGCTTGGGGCGCATGCAAATAGTGCAATCATCGCCTGGGCCATAGCGTTTCTCTCGGCGCTTCTTTGGCTCGGATTTTGGATCCTTTCGATCGTCCATAGATTAATGCTGAAAACCTCTTTAAACCACTACGAAAAAGACAGGCTTTTGCATTCCTTTTGATGTTTGTGCACAAATATGCTTACCCTTTATAAATTCTAGACATAAACTAACTATATTTTTCGTGTTTcgaaattgaaacaaaattATATGCCTACTAAACAAAATATCCATGTTTTAACCTGAAATTAAAGCCACAAATGTGCCTTCTAAATCATTAAATTTCTCAATAAGGCAAGTACTGAGAAAAGCAATAAACCATCTgcagtgcaaataaaaaagaaaacaccaaAAATTGCTAGAAACTTCCTCTTGTATTGCCCTTTTTAGATgctgcaaaatattttcaggCTCCTCTAATAAATGAAAAGTACAAGCACAATGCATTTATGCCTTTTGTGTGCCCTTGGGTAAATTTTTTGGCCTTTCATTTAAGTTTTTGGTCCACAATTACAATGCAATTTCATCTATTCTTCTgtactctgtgtgtgtgtgtgtttattatatattttccatatagAATGTCAACAGcatggctctggcactggcactggctctggtcCAGCACTTGAtacagttgttgttgttctcttTGAGTTGCAACAATTTACAATTGCTGCTGGTCAATGGAAGGGCCACTTAACGAGTTCAGGAATGCAGAATATCAGGTTGAAAATTCTgtaaaatcaaaacaaagcaaGTTTATTGTTGCCAGAGACAATGAAGctaatttataaaatttatttggGGTGAGAATGAATTTGATTCAAGATTTTAGTAGAGGGCGATGCCCAGAATATTTGTTGGAAAATaaccaaaattaaaaatgtatcccAAATACCAAAATCCCATCTTCATTATACTTCTactttattgaatttaattttgaaataagTATGCACTTCTACCTCTGCCCaaggaaaatattttccatgaCATTTTCTGTTCTAAAATTCTAAAATTGCTTGGCCCAAAATACAAAGGAAAAACAAGGCTATAATAATCACAAAATTTCAACcgctaagaagaagaaattGTTGCTGAAAAAATACGTTTAGTACTTGACATTTGTTCCAATACACTTTGCCATATTGAATTTGTGATTAGGCAAATAAACTCGATGGCATTACACGTGTTGTACAAGTTGGAAGTTTatggggggcggggcggggcagggagGGGAGTAAACACAAATCTGCATATAAAAAGGATCCTACATGAGGCTTAAAGTAAATATTCATTGGCCTTACGAGTGCTTAAGCCTGAATAGCAAAGAGCAAAGGACCAACAATGGAGAGAAATCATCAAATTTCAAGTTTGCTTTTGGGGCAAGTGTCAAAAATGGGGATGGTACATTTTCAGTGCACAAAAATTGGGGGCGGGGAGGAGTACTGCCAGTGGGGGCGGGCCATTGTGTCGCCCTCCCGTTTATGTTTTCATAATAAATTCatcaattcaatttatttttcaatcaaaataaatattttctcgCCTTTTGTTCACCGGTTTTTCCCGCCCATTTCAGCCGAATGGAAAAACTTGACTGTGAACTTGACAAAAGCAGGAAAACGAATGAAATAGAAATaggaaaagcaggaaaaaTCAAGATAAACTTGAAGGCAATGAAAAACCGAATATTTCGGGCaataaaaactaataaaaagAAAGTTGAATGCATCTCAAAGCCTTTGAAagatattaaattaaataaatttgccTAGATCCCCGTCCAAAATTCAGTCCCCAGTGGAATCCTCGTTTCGCATGCCCTGAATTTTAATTATCTCGTAACTCTTTTACAAAATTACTAAACATTCCATCAAGTAGAGCAGGTTCTTAGTGTAAACCGCTAAAATCTCACCGTGAAAAATGCATgactaattaaaataattaaaatcatTTAGAAGGTGTCAGCCCGTTGGAAGAATaaagcacacacaaaggaAAAATACCACCACAGAGCAGGTGAAAATATGCGCACCATGAATGCGGTGCGTTTCCTCTGCCTTGGcgcttggctctggctctggctctggttccgGTTGGGGGTCCCTCCGTGTCCTGCCtagcgggggtggggggggggtctCAAACATAAATTATGCGCAAAAATACCGAGCACAGTGTTTTATCTTGTCTATCAAGAGTGTTTAGCAAGTTTTTGAAACAGTGGAGCCATTATGCAAATATGCATACGGCAGCAGTTGGTCTACCTCCTGCCTTCCGCCTCCTGCTCGAACCCAACCCCAAGGGGGGTGGAGTGTGGCGTGTGGGAGGGCTACACATACTTTCATTTGTTGCCGAGTTTTCGcataatttttaaatgcatttccGCAAGCGTCAAGAGTCGTCGGCCGCAACTGAAATTGGCTTATAAACTTATATCAGTGTTGCCACTGCATGGTGGGGGGGACACCGAGTGGGGCGCTGTGTGGAGTTTAGTTCTAGCTTAAAAAAAGATAAGCAATGTGGAAGGCTTAACAGGGGATATGATGCCAGGCAGGAGGTTAACAGGGGGTCCTTTAAAGGAAATATACAACAAACAGCTAACATGTTTGATCATGCAACAGCTGGAAAGGGGTAGtaggaacaacaacagcatgaCGAGAAagcattatttaattttaattaaattcctcAAGAAAACAACACAGGAATGGAGACGAAGCTTACATATATCTATGTAGAATGAATAAAGAAGAGTCTGTTTATTTCTACCGAAACATTAGAAAGACCCCAAGCTTCTAAAAGAAGTCAAAATTCCGGAAACATATTTTAGAGAAGCCTAACAGAAGCCGCTATAGGGTAACAGTTCCCCTTAACATTAACAGAGCCAGCAGCATTTGACATTTAAAACGCAGCGTTTACAGTGCGCGTTAAATGTCAAGGGCAGCAGACCGCTTTAACAGTCGGCTGTTAACACCACAGCTGAAACCCAGCCACAAAGAGCTTACAGCCAGAAGTTAACATCGTCTGTTATGGGACATGCCTTCCCACAGAATGAACGCTTTTCAGGGGCAAGCTTCCAGTCTCTGTTAGCCTGGACAGCGAACTGTTAAGTGGCAGTGCACTGAAAAGAGAATAAATGAGATCTTAACAGCTTTTGCTATCAAAGAAGTGCAGTAAGCcggaggtttttttttcgctcgtTTTCTTCGCGTTGCTCATAATTTAAAAGAGGGAGAAAGGAGAGAGTGGAAATAAGTCTCGCataatgcaaaataaaatcaacaaTTTTGCTTCACTTTTGGGCACGGGGTAATTATGGGGAAAATGTCAACAGGACTTTGCTTGTTATTGTAGGTTAAGCAGGCACTGAGACTGCTGGGCCTTGGCCACTGttggtttttaatttcaaCTTAAAGTGGTTCCGTGGTGGCCACAGGAGGGTGGCGGGGGGTGCTCCGTTCTGGACCGGGTGGTGGCAGCAGAGCCGCTGCTCAAAGGATATATGAGTGCGCACTCAAAGttgttacattttttttttgttttttagccCATActtgcagctgctgttgctgtgacACCAGTAATTAACATAACACAAAAGGCAcgaggcagaaggcagaagtcAGAAGTGTTCCGCTCTTTGAAGTGTCTTGCTCGCTTTGCCGGCGACCACCCACCAGCGAGAGCGCTTACtgcctctctcgctctctgcacTTAACAGTGATTAAAGTAAATTTACCTGAAACTCTTgagccccctctctctctctctctctgtgtgtgggtgtgcccGTATCGGGTTAGCCAAAGTAGAGCAGTCTCTGCGGTTCTGGCATAGCGGCGAGGTGCTCTGGGGGTCAAACAAAATAACGTTGAAGGTATTCCTGATATGTTTTCAGATTTGCCGGTCaaaaggcagagagagagtgcttTAAATTCGTAGGTATTTCCCTACCCTAGAGAAAATGTAAGATAAATCCTTACAGGCActtgtatgcatgtgtgtgacGTTTACTTTGATGACATCGGTACAGTTGTGCTGCCCTGTTTGTCATTTCCGCTTGTGTCGCATTCCACTCGATTCCCCCCTCTCCGTTGGGGCAACAGTTTAGCGGCATCTTGAGAGGAATTTGGCAATGCATCAGCATCAATATTGACACAAAGAGGGCAGAGAAATGAGATTGAGCGCTCAACCAAAGGGGCTCTTGGGTACCTGGGTATTTCCGATTTCCAAAGAATTTATTggggaataaataaatacgccAAGGCTTTGGGTTTATCCCAGGATAACAGTTTTTAGTCATATCAGTAGCCATGGGGTTTCGTTCTTGGGTTTACTCTAGAATCAGAGTGTACGCTTCAATGTCTAGGAAGCACACGGGACAGCACATCATGGCCTCTCCAGGAATGGACTGTACGTAGTCGTTGATGCACTGCCAGCAGAAGCCGTGGCCGCAGTTGGTGCTCACCGGATCCTTCATCGGATGCTTGCACATCCCGCACTCGTTAGCCACCTGCAAAGGGGGGTCGTCCTGCTGCGACTCCTCGAAACTAGATTCTTCGTCCATGGTTCAGGTCTGTACCGCACCGAAAATAGCACAATTtaagttggtttttttttgttgggctACAAATATTCTTACCCTTTCGAATGCTTGTTAGATTTTGATAGATGCACCTTCGATTGCTTCGATTCGAACTTTTCAAATAATGAATTGAAGTATTGAAATACAGATTTGACAGTTTTCGctacagcaaaagcaaaaataggagcacaaaagttttccactccactcaaGTCCTTGTTCAATTTGTAGGGCACTTCAGCGAAAACGATGTTGGAAAACGCTGCTGGCGGGCACTGTACGGATCTCAGGGTCAATATTAACCttacaaatatttcatatttatttggaGTATCTTTGAAAGTTCAAAATGAGTCCTTGACCAGTATCAATGGGagatggaaaactttttcctGTCCCTTTTTTTTCGAGTTTACGATTTCCTTGTTTTGCTCTTTTTGTTGCCagtgaaaacaatttcatattTCAAATGTGAAAAAGCAAATGCATTTGACATTTTTCGGTCTTTaaggttttccttttttattggttttatGTGTGTCCTATTGATTTGTTGGCTTCGCACATGCTTTTGAGCCCCGACATTTCCCCCGAAATGGCCAGCGCACAAGGACACTTCTGgctccttcagcagcttcaAACAGAAtttcttggcttttgtttttgatcCTTGAACCTGTGCCCTgtccccctgtcccctgtAGAAGGTGTATGCAAAATTTTCTCCTCTGTGGGTGTGCCCTTtcacggagagagagagagagagaggggggggtcTACACCAGAAATGGTGCGTGAAAAAACGGTTCGTATTGTTTTTCAAGCACTTGGACATAAAtttgcttggcttttgtttgagTTTCCTGCTTGTTTAACAATTTTTGTAGGCAATATTATATGAAAAGGGAGCGCAATAGAGTGGTAGATGCTAAAATTGGTATATCCATACAGAGCAGGGAATTAAAATAGATTTTTAGAAGGGGGAGACCtgctttattttataaattttccaataaatattcaaatatttgacCAGCATCTCAAACCATTTCTTGAAGGAATCTAAACCAAAAACTCGATTAATCCCTGGGTCTAGAGCATTGGCACAGGCTCTTCTTTGTTGTCTTTCAGGCACTCGTATTCATCCTTTAATGCTCTCTTGTACTTGGCTTTACTTTGATCTAGAGGTGGTAATAGATTCTTTGCAGCACTGGAGCTCGTAAGAAGCTCAATCCTTCAATCAAGCGAGACATCTAAAATGACTCTCCATCTTGAAGGAAGTTCGAGACATCTAAAAAGACACTCCATCTTTAAGGAAGTACTAGAGTAAGTAGTTCTTCTCATTTATTCAGATCTGGGGATCCTATCTTTGTCCTATGTTGTTGCCTTCCCTGCTATGGCTTTCTCTTGCATCTTTTTGTGTGACCTTCGAGTCTTCGACCCCCCTAGTCTCCTCCATTGAATTGACTTCCTTGATCTTGTGCATGTTACATCATCCCACATGTAATTTGTACATTTTACTCGGTTTTTCCCTTGAACCTGTTCAACCATTTGGCATATTTGGCTTGCTATTTTTTCGGTTGATGTCTGGCAAATTGCCCGCTCCAAGGCAGCTTAAGTCAGGCAGAAGCACATTACGCATACATCACGTTGAACACGTGCGCGACAagccaaaaacacacagagagagagagagagagagacagagactggAAGAGTAAAGTCACGAAAGTGAGATAATTCCTGGGGCCCTATACCACACAACAATGTTGGACTTTTTAATGGATTTTCATTAAGTTTAAAGCAAgatagtgtggagaagagtgCACACAATGAAAGGGGGGGggaatggagaatggaaaAGCTCTTAAGAAGTTCATTACGGCGATAGCAGAGCAGTGCCAAAAAGTTTATTTGACCATTTAGTGGGCAAATGCCCAAAGTCGTACTGCAGCTCGGGCTCCAGTCCGTTCGAGAGTCAAACCGAAAGATGTTTTACTCAAGAAAGGACGAAAGGATGGCAGTGGAAACTAGGGGGTTCCGCAGTGTCTGTGTGCAGGAGGGGGGGCAGCCAGCAGTCAGCATTTATCTATCATGTTTGTAATCACTTTTCATTAGGTTTCTGTGGCTGACTGTACCCACTCTCGATGCTTGCTtgtccctcgctctctctctctctctctctatatctctttctctgtgtgctgtgctgtgtgctgtgacTGTTGCCTTTTGCTGAATGCAATTCGCATAAAAGATTTTCGCACATGCTCGAAAATTTTCAAGTGTaggaaaaaagttttttaattggaaaaacACATTTAAGTGGATTTCACTGTGAAAGAGAAAGGAAACTTTTTAATACTGTTTATTTagccacccccaccccactcccactcgcactcccactccccccactCCCATTGAAAGTATCGCAATATctggcgagagagagagagagagtatttTAGATGGGGTTAACGGAAAACTTTCCTGTTGTTtggccatttccattgcctTTTGAGCCCGGCAATTATGAAAAATGCCAGAAAAAGCATTCTCCCCGAACATTACTAACTCATTTCATTAGTTTCGCCGCATCcagacagccacagccacagcccccgccccccgaaAGTAGtaaaaaacattttcagaGCTGTGCAGTGttgtgcagtgcagtgcagtgttGTTTAGTACTTTCTGCTCGGGTGCAGCGCATTAGGTGGACTTAAAGTTGGTCAGGTCAGGGTTCCGGACAGGCCCTTGCCTCATTAAAACTTCCCTGCCAGACTTCAAACAGGACTTTCACTTGTCCCCAAATGAGCGATATATAAGCCAGAGCATGCAGGCTGCCGGTCGAGACAATATTTATGTGGGGGTGGGAGTCCCCCACAAACTAAAAACTATTCTTTCGACACATATGAACTGTGGGATTTGCAACTCCAAATGCAAATctaaataacaaatatttttagtaATTTTATTTAAGCACTACAGCCACAGGAGTGACAAGGCGGTTGCCGAGGAGATCCAATGAGCGCTGGACCGACTGCTTCTGGATTGCATTAAGGGTGTTCCTGAAACACTTCCAGAAGGAGGTATTCTGCCACTCTGCATTGATTCTCCCTCATGAGCAAGGAGAGTTCGATGGaggctctggttctgggtcCGACAGCTGCTGGATCGCATTAAGGGTGTTCCTGAAACAGTTCCAGAAGGAGGTATTCTGCCACTCTGCATTGATTCTCCCTCAAGCGCCAGTGTAGCTCGATGGAGTCTAAttttcatacaaaaaaatacaaataaaaagatctaatatgtaaattataataattatgcCCAACATGAACATTTTA from Drosophila pseudoobscura strain MV-25-SWS-2005 chromosome 4, UCI_Dpse_MV25, whole genome shotgun sequence encodes the following:
- the LOC6902449 gene encoding tripartite motif-containing protein 40-like, whose protein sequence is MDDRKDPKSEPKKRREKRYGPGDDCTICMRPKQEAVATKCGHSFCKQCISLHLYYISDKDVLFCPVCRTDVESYSDEE
- the LOC6902448 gene encoding tripartite motif-containing protein 40-like codes for the protein MDEESSFEESQQDDPPLQVANECGMCKHPMKDPVSTNCGHGFCWQCINDYVQSIPGEAMMCCPVCFLDIEAYTLILE